From one Macrobrachium nipponense isolate FS-2020 chromosome 37, ASM1510439v2, whole genome shotgun sequence genomic stretch:
- the LOC135208915 gene encoding uncharacterized protein LOC135208915, translating into MRVVVFLLGTALAVAYVSANPDVRPGGGGGGGYGGGGGGGKGGGGGGGGGHGGGGGGGYGGGGGQSGGGGGKGGGGGGGGGYGGGGGGGHSGGGGGGGGRGYGSSGGGGGGQGGGGGRGYGSSGGSGGGGGGGGYGGGRGGGGGGAPATANINFMLGGGKGFGGGGGGGGYGSSGGGGGGSGGSGGGGGYGSSGGGGGGSGGGGSGGGSGYGSSGGGGGGHGGGGSGGGGYGSSGGGGGGSGGGSGGGGGGGGYGSSGGGGSGGYGK; encoded by the exons ATG AGGGTAGTGGTCTTTCTGCTGGGCACTGCCCTTGCTGTGGCGTATGTGAGTGCCAACCCTGACGTGAGGccgggaggaggtggaggaggtggatacggcggaggaggaggtggaggaaaaggaggaggaggaggaggaggcggaggccacggcggtggaggaggaggtggatatggaggtggaggagggcaaagtggagggggaggaggaaaaggtggaggtggaggaggaggaggaggatatggcggcggaggaggaggaggacacagtggcggtggaggaggaggaggaggaagaggttatGGATCGTCaggtggaggaggaggcggccaaggtggtggaggaggaagaggatatgGATCATCTGgaggcagtggaggaggaggaggaggtggtggataCGGAGGTGGCAGAGGCGGTGGCGGTGGAGGTGCTCCAGCCACGGCGAACATTAACTTCATGCTTGGAGGTGGCAAAGGATTtggtggtggaggtggaggaggaggatatgGATCTtctggtggtggaggaggaggatctgGTGGAAGCGGAGGAGGAGGTGGATACGGATCCTCAGGAGGTGGCGGAGGAGGAAGCGGAGGTGGTGGAAGCGGAGGAGGAAGTGGATACGGATCTTCAGGAGGTGGCGGCGGAGGACATGGAGGTGGTGGAAGCGGAGGAGGTGGATACGGATCCTCAGGAGGTGGCGGAGGAGGAAGCGGAG GAGGAAGCGgaggtggcggaggaggagggggatatGGATCATCTGGTGGCGGAGGCTCTGGAGGCTATGGAAAATAA